In one Desulfallas thermosapovorans DSM 6562 genomic region, the following are encoded:
- the trpC gene encoding indole-3-glycerol phosphate synthase TrpC, protein MNTTTLPAGGDMLTRILQHKREEVAESRRRLPLREIQERIADTPPAPRAAGRDFAAALKTGRVALIAEVKRQSPSRGVIKADFDPAAAVRAYRDAGVAAISILTDRQFFGGAPEYLATARRITKLPLLRKDFIISEYQIYEARLLGADAVLLLAGVLTGAMLGEYIDLVHRLGMEALVETRTPGEIRRAMKSGAVVVGINNRDLRTFQVDLEVTAELIKYIDKPGVVVVSESGIKTRADVLRLAACGVDAVLVGEALMASGDLRAGAAALQGVAAFPRGEMGALRDGRGVTGP, encoded by the coding sequence ATGAATACAACGACATTACCTGCGGGCGGTGACATGTTAACTCGAATATTACAACATAAACGGGAGGAAGTGGCGGAAAGCCGGCGGCGGTTGCCATTAAGGGAAATTCAGGAACGGATCGCGGATACACCGCCGGCACCCCGGGCGGCAGGTCGTGATTTCGCCGCTGCGCTGAAAACCGGGCGGGTGGCGCTGATTGCCGAGGTGAAAAGACAATCCCCCTCCCGGGGCGTTATTAAAGCGGATTTCGACCCGGCAGCGGCGGTGCGGGCCTACCGGGATGCCGGGGTGGCGGCCATTTCCATACTAACCGACCGGCAGTTTTTTGGTGGTGCGCCGGAGTACCTGGCCACAGCCCGGCGAATCACTAAACTGCCCCTGTTGCGCAAGGACTTTATTATCTCCGAATACCAAATTTACGAGGCCCGGCTGCTGGGCGCGGATGCCGTGCTGTTGCTGGCCGGGGTGCTCACCGGCGCTATGCTGGGTGAATATATCGATCTTGTCCACCGGCTGGGTATGGAGGCGCTGGTGGAAACCCGCACTCCCGGGGAAATCAGGCGGGCCATGAAAAGCGGTGCCGTGGTTGTCGGCATTAACAACCGGGACTTGCGCACCTTCCAGGTGGATTTGGAGGTAACGGCGGAACTTATTAAATATATAGATAAACCCGGCGTGGTGGTGGTTAGCGAAAGCGGTATTAAAACCCGGGCCGATGTGTTGCGCTTGGCCGCCTGCGGGGTGGATGCCGTGCTGGTGGGCGAGGCGCTGATGGCCTCCGGTGACCTGCGCGCGGGTGCAGCCGCCCTGCAGGGCGTGGCGGCGTTTCCCCGGGGGGAGATGGGTGCTCTCCGGGATGGCCGGGGGGTGACCGGCCCATGA
- the trpD gene encoding anthranilate phosphoribosyltransferase, producing MLKELLQKVVAGQHLSESEAMQAMEQIMDGRATQAQIAGLLTALKLKGETTAEITGFARVMRSKATPVRAKHPLLVDTCGTGGDGASTFNISTAAALVLAGAGVKVAKHGNRSVSSRCGSADVLEALGVNLDLEPDEVAACLDEVGIAFLFAPALHGAMKHAAGPRRELGFRTVFNILGPLTNPAGARAQVLGVYSPALVHVMAEVLPRLGVERAFVVHGAGGLDEMSPAGPAMVGEVNNGDIKEYTINPLDYGFQQAGIEHLAGGTPEENAVIVKRILAGETGPRRDAVVMNASLGFMATGLAGDFATGVELAARSIDRGLARDKLEAMIRFTTGCKKDRVAGL from the coding sequence GTGTTGAAAGAATTGTTGCAAAAGGTAGTGGCCGGGCAACACCTTAGCGAGTCCGAGGCCATGCAGGCCATGGAACAAATTATGGACGGCCGGGCTACCCAGGCCCAGATTGCAGGACTGCTTACGGCCCTCAAGTTAAAGGGTGAAACCACCGCCGAAATCACCGGTTTTGCCCGGGTAATGCGCAGCAAGGCCACACCGGTGCGGGCAAAGCATCCCTTGCTGGTGGATACCTGTGGTACCGGCGGTGACGGTGCCAGTACCTTCAACATTTCCACCGCTGCCGCGCTGGTGCTGGCGGGGGCGGGTGTCAAGGTGGCCAAACACGGCAACCGTTCCGTTTCCAGCCGCTGCGGCAGTGCCGATGTGCTGGAGGCGTTGGGGGTGAATCTTGATTTAGAGCCGGACGAGGTGGCGGCCTGCCTGGATGAAGTGGGCATAGCCTTTTTGTTCGCCCCGGCACTGCACGGGGCTATGAAACACGCCGCCGGCCCGCGCCGGGAGTTGGGTTTCCGGACGGTATTCAACATCCTTGGCCCGTTGACCAACCCGGCCGGGGCTCGCGCCCAGGTGCTGGGGGTTTACAGCCCCGCACTGGTGCATGTAATGGCCGAGGTGCTGCCGCGCCTGGGGGTGGAGCGGGCCTTCGTGGTGCACGGTGCCGGCGGGCTGGATGAAATGTCCCCGGCCGGTCCGGCCATGGTTGGCGAGGTTAATAATGGCGATATAAAAGAATATACCATTAACCCTTTGGATTACGGTTTTCAACAGGCGGGTATCGAGCATTTGGCCGGTGGCACTCCGGAGGAAAATGCAGTCATTGTAAAGCGCATTTTAGCCGGTGAAACCGGCCCCCGCCGGGATGCGGTGGTGATGAATGCCTCCCTGGGATTCATGGCCACCGGGCTGGCCGGTGATTTTGCCACCGGTGTGGAACTGGCGGCCCGGTCTATTGACCGGGGATTGGCCCGGGATAAATTGGAGGCCATGATCCGTTTTACCACCGGGTGCAAAAAGGACAGGGTGGCCGGGCTATGA
- a CDS encoding phosphoribosylanthranilate isomerase — protein MTAGRCNRLKTSASVPDAALGRRVRVKICGITDTPTALAAVEAGADALGFVFATSRRQVTPEVARGIIQHLPPFVARVGVFVNTPPAEVADIAAYCGLTAIQLSGDDEINNNFSKSPYHNLPVIQTLRVGGGRGLPRWPRCNADAYLFDTYKEGIYGGTGEAFDWGILQNIDCPKPVILAGGLNAANVRAAVKLVKPYAVDVSGGVETGGHKDIDKIKEFIVQAKGVLI, from the coding sequence ATGACTGCAGGCCGGTGTAATCGGCTAAAAACCAGTGCATCCGTCCCGGATGCGGCTTTGGGGCGCAGGGTAAGGGTAAAGATCTGCGGCATTACGGACACCCCCACCGCCCTGGCGGCGGTGGAGGCCGGTGCGGATGCCCTGGGATTTGTTTTCGCCACCAGCCGCCGCCAGGTAACACCGGAGGTTGCCCGGGGGATTATTCAACATTTGCCCCCCTTTGTGGCCCGGGTGGGGGTGTTCGTCAACACACCCCCGGCGGAAGTTGCTGACATAGCCGCGTATTGCGGGCTCACCGCCATACAATTAAGCGGTGACGACGAGATCAACAATAATTTCAGTAAATCGCCTTACCATAACCTGCCGGTAATCCAAACCCTGCGGGTGGGCGGTGGCCGGGGTTTGCCCCGGTGGCCCCGCTGCAATGCCGATGCTTATTTATTCGATACTTATAAAGAAGGTATTTACGGGGGTACGGGGGAGGCCTTTGACTGGGGGATACTGCAAAATATAGATTGCCCCAAACCCGTGATACTGGCCGGGGGACTTAACGCCGCCAATGTGCGGGCTGCCGTAAAGCTTGTCAAACCTTATGCCGTGGACGTTTCCGGCGGGGTGGAAACCGGCGGGCACAAGGATATAGACAAAATTAAAGAGTTTATAGTACAGGCCAAGGGGGTTTTAATATGA
- a CDS encoding anthranilate synthase component II, with protein sequence MLLMIDNYDSFTYNLAQYLSMLGETVMVRRNDAITVAQVRELKPDYLVLSPGPGRPGEAGIILQAVRDCAGQWPILGVCLGLQAIGHAFGGRVVRAAAPMHGKISLIHHDGKSLFNGLPSPFKAVRYHSLVVERETLPDCLEVTAWTEEGEIMGLRHRSLPVEGVQFHPESMLSEYGMELLANFLKGPGLN encoded by the coding sequence ATGCTGCTGATGATTGATAATTACGATTCATTTACCTATAACCTGGCTCAATACCTGTCCATGCTGGGAGAGACGGTGATGGTGCGGCGCAACGATGCCATTACCGTTGCCCAGGTGCGAGAACTCAAGCCCGATTACCTGGTTTTATCCCCGGGACCGGGACGGCCCGGCGAGGCCGGCATTATACTGCAGGCTGTGCGGGATTGTGCCGGTCAGTGGCCTATACTGGGGGTGTGCCTTGGCTTGCAGGCCATTGGCCATGCTTTCGGGGGCAGGGTGGTAAGGGCTGCAGCGCCTATGCACGGCAAAATATCCTTGATCCACCACGACGGTAAGTCGTTATTTAACGGCCTGCCCTCACCCTTTAAAGCAGTGCGTTATCACTCGCTGGTGGTGGAAAGGGAAACACTGCCGGATTGCCTGGAAGTGACCGCCTGGACCGAAGAGGGGGAGATCATGGGTCTGAGGCACCGCAGTTTACCGGTGGAGGGGGTGCAGTTCCACCCCGAATCCATGCTCAGCGAATACGGCATGGAACTGCTGGCCAACTTTTTAAAGGGGCCGGGCTTAAACTAG
- a CDS encoding tryptophan synthase subunit alpha has product MTMPLPLPLAVGFGIAHPRQAAGVARYCDAVVVGSALVNIIARHAGEPGMVEAVSRRVRDLKKALTGVEVNQIAAL; this is encoded by the coding sequence ATGACCATGCCATTACCGCTACCCCTGGCGGTGGGTTTCGGTATCGCCCATCCCCGGCAGGCCGCCGGTGTGGCCCGGTACTGCGATGCCGTGGTGGTGGGCAGCGCGCTGGTAAATATCATCGCCCGGCATGCCGGTGAGCCCGGCATGGTGGAAGCGGTTAGCCGGCGGGTGCGGGATTTGAAAAAGGCCCTGACCGGGGTGGAGGTGAACCAAATTGCCGCCTTATAA
- the aroF gene encoding 3-deoxy-7-phosphoheptulonate synthase, with the protein MPPYKLVSRESKPDNTVVQVGDCLIGGKTPVVIAGPCAVENEEMMVNLACRLKRMGVRMLRGGAYKPRTSPYSFQGLGADGLRILAEAGRVAGMPVITEVTDVRHLSEVCRYAHMIQIGSRNMQNFGLLKEVGRVGYPVLLKRGFSATLEEWLLAAEYILAEGNQQVVLCERGIRGFETYTRNIFDINAVAAVKNISHLPLIADPSHGTGRRELVLPVARAALAAGADGLMLEVHPAPEHALSDGPQSLPPGDLAVFMEELSGAGAGRRSSRASA; encoded by the coding sequence TTGCCGCCTTATAAACTGGTGAGCAGGGAAAGTAAGCCCGATAATACCGTGGTGCAGGTGGGGGATTGCCTGATCGGGGGTAAAACCCCGGTGGTAATAGCCGGGCCGTGTGCCGTGGAAAACGAGGAAATGATGGTCAATCTGGCCTGCCGGCTGAAGCGGATGGGGGTCCGGATGCTGCGGGGCGGAGCATACAAGCCCCGCACCTCGCCCTATTCGTTCCAGGGCCTGGGTGCCGATGGTTTGCGTATACTGGCCGAAGCCGGGCGGGTGGCCGGTATGCCGGTGATCACCGAGGTGACGGACGTGCGGCACCTGTCCGAGGTATGCCGTTACGCCCACATGATCCAAATCGGCAGCCGGAATATGCAGAATTTCGGGTTATTAAAGGAAGTGGGCCGGGTGGGTTACCCCGTGCTGCTCAAGCGGGGCTTTTCCGCCACGCTGGAGGAATGGCTGCTGGCCGCGGAATACATTTTGGCCGAAGGTAACCAGCAGGTGGTTTTGTGCGAGCGGGGTATCCGGGGCTTTGAAACCTACACCCGGAATATCTTCGATATCAATGCCGTGGCGGCGGTGAAAAATATCTCCCACCTGCCCCTGATTGCCGACCCCAGCCACGGCACCGGCCGCCGGGAGCTGGTGTTGCCCGTGGCCCGGGCCGCCCTGGCCGCCGGTGCCGACGGCCTGATGCTGGAGGTGCACCCGGCTCCGGAACACGCCCTTTCCGACGGGCCGCAGTCGCTGCCGCCCGGTGATTTGGCCGTGTTTATGGAAGAACTGTCGGGTGCCGGTGCAGGACGCCGCAGTTCACGGGCCAGCGCTTAG
- a CDS encoding L-lactate permease: protein MGLLVFLTLFPIMAIVYLMVRKQFAADVSGTVGWVLTIMIALIFFNTSLEVSLKSSLAGFISSFPVSIMVFASIFQITFMQATGALQRIVVFIKTLAPTDKPVQIMLLCVGAGTLLVSIGATPVSILPPILLAMGYSTFVAIALPAIGFDALCTYALLGSALVIIGDLTGTSLVESARVISIFLPVISTVIGFGMLYIVGRFKLVKEGLVPCVLAGLTNGGAAIAMSHIPFLSSGVVLTGVVAGMCTILVMLAYLRVTGQPIIDRSKLTAEDLNTEKEMSLLKALSPWLILVTLLLVINFYKPIFDLLFNGITTAVSIIPGQTIKTRLLWNAYTWVFISTVLSFLIIKPSGKAIKETCSKWLARAPRPTFAAGVFFATAFVLNNSGMQDTGVVWEITNPNSNMIAVLAQASANTFGPLYPFISSYLGLFGGFVSGSEASTIAMFTKYHLLTSEMLNVDSLIVIAATAIGGGLASVISPAKLQNAAATIDALGIESQVIKTAFVISIMLTTICAIMAMLLI from the coding sequence ATGGGTTTGCTGGTCTTTTTAACGCTTTTTCCCATTATGGCTATTGTATATTTAATGGTTAGAAAACAATTTGCAGCAGATGTCAGTGGTACGGTAGGTTGGGTGTTAACTATCATGATAGCTTTAATTTTTTTTAACACCTCTCTTGAAGTTAGTCTTAAATCCAGCCTTGCCGGCTTTATCTCTTCCTTCCCTGTTTCCATTATGGTCTTCGCCTCAATTTTTCAAATTACCTTTATGCAGGCTACCGGTGCTCTGCAAAGAATAGTGGTATTCATCAAAACACTGGCTCCAACTGATAAACCAGTTCAGATTATGCTGCTCTGTGTAGGTGCGGGGACCCTTCTGGTATCTATTGGTGCCACTCCGGTATCTATTTTGCCCCCCATTTTGCTGGCTATGGGGTACTCCACCTTTGTGGCCATTGCCTTGCCGGCAATTGGTTTTGATGCCCTGTGCACTTATGCACTACTGGGTTCCGCTCTGGTTATTATTGGCGACTTGACAGGTACTTCACTGGTGGAGTCGGCCAGGGTGATTTCAATATTTCTACCGGTAATATCCACCGTAATTGGATTCGGTATGCTATATATCGTAGGCCGGTTCAAGTTAGTCAAGGAAGGGCTTGTACCGTGTGTACTGGCCGGCTTGACCAATGGCGGTGCCGCCATTGCCATGAGTCATATTCCTTTTCTGAGTTCAGGAGTTGTATTAACAGGCGTGGTTGCAGGAATGTGCACAATTTTAGTAATGCTTGCCTATTTACGGGTCACCGGCCAGCCAATTATTGACCGGTCCAAACTAACCGCAGAAGATCTAAACACGGAAAAAGAAATGTCTCTGTTAAAGGCCCTTTCTCCCTGGTTGATCCTGGTTACCTTGTTGTTGGTGATCAACTTTTATAAACCCATATTTGACCTGCTTTTTAACGGCATTACCACGGCAGTCTCAATAATTCCGGGCCAGACCATTAAAACAAGATTGCTCTGGAACGCCTACACCTGGGTGTTTATAAGTACGGTTCTATCATTTTTAATTATCAAACCTTCAGGTAAAGCCATCAAGGAAACCTGTTCCAAATGGCTGGCGCGGGCTCCAAGGCCGACTTTTGCAGCGGGTGTGTTTTTTGCCACTGCCTTTGTGCTTAATAATTCAGGGATGCAGGATACAGGTGTTGTTTGGGAGATTACCAACCCCAACTCAAATATGATTGCGGTATTAGCCCAGGCGTCGGCAAACACCTTCGGTCCCCTGTACCCGTTCATCAGCAGTTACCTGGGGTTGTTCGGGGGTTTTGTCAGCGGCAGTGAGGCATCAACCATTGCCATGTTTACAAAATACCACCTGTTAACTTCGGAAATGCTTAATGTTGATTCTTTGATAGTTATTGCGGCAACCGCCATCGGTGGGGGATTGGCAAGTGTAATTTCCCCGGCTAAATTGCAAAACGCCGCTGCCACCATAGATGCGCTGGGTATAGAAAGCCAGGTGATTAAAACAGCCTTTGTTATTTCCATCATGTTAACAACCATTTGTGCCATTATGGCTATGCTGTTAATATAA